Proteins found in one Zea mays cultivar B73 chromosome 1, Zm-B73-REFERENCE-NAM-5.0, whole genome shotgun sequence genomic segment:
- the LOC103644300 gene encoding L-aspartate oxidase, chloroplastic, with translation MWEYVGIVRSTGRLKGVEVCEMRNLFCCAKLVVRSALARRESRGLHFTEDFPYLEESRRKPTVIFPAAVQELTWSSKPLQRQLQADDNACSSSGWALGIR, from the coding sequence ATGTGGGAGTATGTCGGCATCGTGCGCTCAACGGGGCGGCTGAAGGGCGTCGAGGTCTGCGAGATGCGCAACCTCTTCTGCTGCGCCAAGCTCGTCGTCAGGAGCGCGCTGGCCAGGCGCGAGAGCCGCGGCCTGCACTTCACCGAGGACTTCCCGTACCTGGAGGAGAGCAGGAGGAAACCTACGGTCATCTTCCCGGCCGCCGTGCAGGAGCTCACGTGGAGCTCCAAGCCGTTGCAGAGGCAGCTGCAAGCAGATGACAATGCATGCAGTTCATCCGGCTGGGCCTTGGGGATtcgttaa